In one Saccharibacillus brassicae genomic region, the following are encoded:
- the cyoA gene encoding ubiquinol oxidase subunit II, with product MGKKRRSLVRAAFSAVMLVMTMLLLSGCADYMVLDPKGPIAAKQLDLMIITVILCAIIIVPVLIITFIIVWRYRASNKKADYKPEWAHSNLLETIWWGIPIVIVIVLAIVTVRYTHELEPSKALASEKDEVTIQVVSLNWKWLFFYPEEGIATVNTITIPEGHPVRFELTADSPMNSFWIPELGGQIYAMSGMSMALHLQADEPGKYFGTAANFTGEHFENMTFDVNATSEADYEKFIEEAKSSPNKITAESYEEMSKPTESEEPTLYSSFPEGIYESIVTKYMHEGAELHQHGSASADKADGTASTADSEEHGSSSHSGH from the coding sequence ATGGGCAAAAAACGAAGATCGCTCGTTCGCGCAGCTTTCTCGGCTGTCATGCTCGTCATGACGATGCTGCTGCTCTCGGGATGCGCGGACTATATGGTCCTCGATCCGAAGGGACCGATCGCCGCGAAGCAGTTGGACCTGATGATTATCACCGTGATCCTGTGCGCGATCATTATCGTGCCGGTGCTTATCATTACGTTCATCATTGTTTGGCGCTACCGGGCCAGCAACAAGAAGGCCGATTATAAGCCGGAATGGGCACACAGTAACCTGCTGGAGACGATCTGGTGGGGAATTCCGATTGTCATCGTTATCGTCCTCGCTATCGTTACCGTGCGTTACACGCACGAACTCGAACCGTCCAAAGCTTTGGCGTCCGAGAAAGACGAAGTCACGATCCAGGTCGTATCGCTGAACTGGAAATGGTTGTTCTTCTATCCGGAAGAAGGCATCGCGACCGTCAACACGATTACGATTCCCGAAGGTCATCCGGTACGCTTCGAGTTGACGGCGGATTCGCCGATGAACTCGTTCTGGATTCCGGAACTGGGCGGACAGATTTATGCCATGTCCGGCATGTCGATGGCGCTGCATCTGCAGGCCGACGAACCCGGCAAATATTTCGGCACGGCGGCCAACTTCACCGGCGAACACTTCGAGAACATGACGTTCGACGTTAACGCGACAAGCGAAGCGGACTACGAGAAGTTTATCGAAGAGGCGAAAAGCTCGCCGAACAAAATCACCGCCGAGTCGTACGAAGAAATGTCCAAGCCGACCGAAAGCGAAGAACCGACGCTGTACTCTTCGTTCCCGGAAGGCATTTACGAAAGCATCGTGACCAAGTACATGCACGAAGGCGCGGAACTTCACCAGCACGGAAGCGCGTCGGCCGACAAAGCGGACGGCACGGCTTCGACTGCGGACTCGGAAGAACACGGTTCTTCCTCGCACAGCGGTCACTGA